The Trichomycterus rosablanca isolate fTriRos1 unplaced genomic scaffold, fTriRos1.hap1 scaffold_167, whole genome shotgun sequence nucleotide sequence TACTTTTGAAACATGGAAACCTgaaaaacacagagaacatattaattgtatttatgaaATTACGCTTGTTGTGAAAATAAAGGAATTTTAATCTTCAGTGATGTGATAGGTGTTGCTTTATtctttaagaatttatttacaagatATATTATGTCTTTCAGTCTGCTGGttggaaaagaccagactaagtggtggggttatcaatgctgtgtagGGACCTTGGTTTcccaggggggtattccagaaagcgggtttaacaaacttcaaacataaccctgaactccgagttgacttatctcacCGTGTCATAGCCAGAGTTTTCGGTTCCTCAACAGCTGATCAGAGTTAGATTACTCAATtctgagtagattgaacccagcagaagcgAGTTCACGGTTACctataaacaggcattctcaatTGAGCGCCGAAAAAGGGATTGACCATGGATGTGAATAAGGGAAAGCATAGGGCATCATATTTCACACCAATAGAGCAGGAAATGTTAATGTCTGTGTATGCAGATTATGAAATTATATTTCGGCATAAAAGTaatacagcagcagcagcagcaaaggAAAGGGAGTCAGCTTCGCAAAAAATTGCGAAACGAGTTAATGCGTgagttaaaattaaataaaaaaaactaattcacTTAGTGAAAGGAtatggaaaaataattttaatatttgtcttgatttgtacactttttttttttattaacctaggtgtaatccaagtggGATTAAACGCACATGGCAGCAAATGAAgatgaaatataaaaacatagtACAAAGTGGTATGACTTGTACATAACTACCTAATGTTCTTACTTTTATCAAGCTAGGTATGCCCTACAGTTGATTATGGTTTTGTAGCTAATAGGAAAAAGGCTGAAGTAAGAAAAACAGGAGGGGGGCCACCACCACTGCCTTTCACCCAGGCAGAGGAGCTTGCACTGTCACAGAACAGTGGCAGGCCTATAACTGATGGAATCACTGGAGGGAGCTCATCTGAGCCAACAACCCCCCAGGACACAACTCTTTATGTTAAAGGcatgttcattacatttattagtTTCTAGTTCATAAACTGTGAGAACTGCATTGATAGTCTAAACATGTTTTAATGCCATCTCCCCAGTGATTGGTGGTGTGGTGCAACCAAATGAGCCTCCTGCAGTTGTAAGTGATCTTAATGTTCCTAAATCTTACTTGATGTGTATAAATATCTTTctgttaaacaaaaaacaaaattcCTGTTGCAGGATGATGATGAAACAATCTCTGCTGCCTCAGAGTGGGAGGATCCTGGAAGGTCTATGGAGGTACAGTATACGTTGCATATGTTGAATATGTTGACCATGGTATTTCATTTGATTAAACATGgtaatgtgtgtgactgtcctaTAACAGAATGTGATTGGTGATCATGAATCTGATGAGGAACCATCCACCTCCAAAGCTCAGCTTGGAACAGTAAGAATATGTTTATGTCTCaataaatatctaaaatatTTAGAACACAAAGCTATTTATTTTAGCATAACATGgtatttttgtctctttctttcaaGTTGGCTGTAAAGGATTTATACAAGGTCCACCTGAAAAAAACAAATTGAAAAGTGTGATCTTCAGATGGAACATATAAAACTccaaataaaacagacaagacTGGAAATTGAGTTGCTGGAATATAAATTAAAGGTGGGAGTAGTTgctgtgagtgtatatatgttCTTACCAAGAATAAGGACAAGAAAATTAACTTgttggcattttttttttttttcaggaaatAAAGAAATCATAAACAGAAATTAAGTTGTCCTCAGTTTATATTGTAAAGGGCAGATGGGTAAGGAAAATGGTGAAAAATAATCAATCAGAGAAATAGTGATTGCAGATTGAATTTCTGACAATTCGACCATTTCTGTGTTCAGGTACATTAAGATGAGGTTCCTCCTCATCATTTATTTGGGGTATGGCAGGATGTTGCTCCCTTCTGATAGTGGCAATGTTGTGCAATACCACACATGCCACTATAATGTCACATGCCCTCTCTGGGGTGACCCTGAGCCCCCGCAGGCACTGAAACCTGGCCTTGAGGATCCCGATTGTCATTTCAACCTTTGCTCTTGTTCTGCAGAGGGCCAGGTTGTAGCGTGACTGTGGTCCAGGCTCAGGGTCAGGGTATGGCGTCATCACATATGGCATGCAGGGATACCCTCTGTCTGCAACAAGGAGGCCGTCGTATTGTCCTGTAAGCACACAGGGGGTGCAGTGATTTAAAACCGAAACAATGTAACAATACACTGAATGTGAATCCCACCCATAGCAAAAGTGCCACAGGCTTACCCTGATCAAATTTATTGTATAGTGCAGACTCGCGAAAAATCCTTGCATGATGCACAGAGCCTGGCCATTTGGCTTCAACATTTGTAATAATGTTGATCTTAATGGAGGAGAACAATAAGTTTAtgtaatgtattaaatgttagacttttatttttaaaaaaagtagtACATTTATGCTGGTCACTACTTGTATATTAATGCTGTGGAAggattttctgtttatttcattcatttcatttttattttcagcatttagcagacgcttttatccaaagcgacttacacaatgagcggaacacgatgagcaattgagggttaagggccttgctcagggacccaacagtggcaacttggtggtggtggcggggcttgaaccggcaagcttctgcttactagtccagtaccttaaccaccaagctatcactggccccatgTTTACATAATCCCCTTCATTTTTCGGCAGGTGCTTTAATTGGAATGTGGgttccatccatgcatccaatGACTCTTGGAAAtcctaaaatattaaatgttgcaGAGCTATTTATCTTTTACTTCCCATTTGTTTGATCATTTTGTAATCTTTGTTAATAAAGACAAACCTGCAATTCTGTGGAATTCCTCTTTGATGTTCATTATAGGCTTATGCCCAGGGAACACCACAAAATTGTACAACAGCCGTTTTAATGCTAGGCATACTTTGCGGACTGACCGACATACAGTTGCCTTGCCTATGTGTTCAGCGTCTCCTACATTGTATAAAAAAGATCCATTGGCAAAAAAACGGAGAGCAATGCATAAAGTCTGCAAAGACGTGAGGGCTGATCCACGATGTGTAATATTTGAAATGTGTGGCTTAAGAATATTGTTTAGGTATATAATTGACTGCGAGGAAAAACAGTAACGTTCGCGGAGAAATTCATCGGGAAATGAAAGTATGTCTAATCTGGGTCTAATTACTCGTTTGCGATGAAGAGCTCTGCGAATAATTTGCGCTTCGATatcaactggatcctggagaaAAGGACACGCCATGTTTGCatgagaaaagtgtgtgtaaccccggattaggtttaagttaacctgccagtgagcaggttagcttcagagcgtaagttgctatagtaactgacTCAGGTTctctttaatctcggtttctggaaTGGAAAACCCCGAGTTTTCGttaattctgagttaacttacctggtttaatcacttaacccgctttctggaataccccccaggGCACCtctacagaaagtggaggagaaCAGAGTAGAACTTGAAATTGAGTATGAAGtgggacaggttgccagtgtaGCTGATAAAGATTTGGAGTGATGTAATATATGAAAGAACTCGAGCATCAAAGAACATACTGAAGAACATACTGTATGATTTTGTTGGGATGACCGATCTAAACGGGACGAGATGAACGCATCTTCGTGTGTGTTAAGAGCTCCTCCTGAGCTGCTGTTCTCTGTGGCCTCCCCTCTGGTGGTTTTGGCGACATCTAGTGGTGGCTGAAGGTACTTCTCCTCCcattccagccaatagatctctcccCTGCTTAATTTGACTCACCTGGCCCTAATTACCTTCTCATCAGCCTCCTTGTTATAAGCCCCTGCCTTCCTCTCGGTCACCACCAGATTGTCAGTTGCTGTTTGCTATGCACACTGCCTGGTTCCCTTTTAGCCTACTCTTTGCTcttgtgttcctgccttgtctgCCTGGTTTCTGGATCCCAGCCTGCTGTtcgctcctgtgttcctgccttatctgcctggttcctggatcccagcCTACTCCTCGTTCCTGTGTTCTTGCCTtgtctgcctggttcctggatcccagcCTGCTCTtcgctcctgtgttcctgccttatcTGTCTGGTTCCTGaatccagtgatagctcagtggttaaggtactggactagtaaacagaaggttgccggttcaagccccgccaccaccaagttgccactgttgggtccctgagcaaggcccttaaccctcaattgctcatcgtgttctgctcattgtgtaagtcgctttggataaaagcgtctgctaaatgctgaaaatgtaaatgtaaatgaatcccAGCCTGCTCTtcgttcctgtgttcctgccttgtctgcctggttcctggatcccagcCTGCTCTTCGCTCCTGTGTTCCTACCTTATCTgtctggttcctggatcccagcCTGCTCTtcgttcctgtgttcctgccttctccgCCTGGTTCCTGAATCTCTCATAACCCTGCCTCCTGTGGTTACTGTCAGCCTCCAAGCTCGCCAGTAGGAGTGGGGATTCTGACGAGCTCAAGACCCACTACCCCACCTCTTCGTCCTCGCCTCCAGGTCCCTGCTACCCTATGCTTCCCCGGGAATCCAGTGTCCCTCCTTGCACTCATCGATTCCGGGTCGAAGGA carries:
- the LOC134305924 gene encoding putative nuclease HARBI1: MACPFLQDPVDIEAQIIRRALHRKRINIITNVEAKWPGSVHHARIFRESALYNKFDQGQYDGLLVADRGYPCMPYVMTPYPDPEPGPQSRYNLALCRTRAKVEMTIGILKARFQCLRGLRVTPERACDIIVACVVLHNIATIRREQHPAIPQINDEEEPHLNVPEHRNGRIVRNSICNHYFSD